In Deinococcus sedimenti, a single genomic region encodes these proteins:
- a CDS encoding arginine--tRNA ligase: protein MDLKARLKTAVEAAAAQMGAPLDVAIQETPANKPGDYGTPAAFQIAKALGQNPVQVAQTLAQTVQLPDGIERVEAAGPFLNFFVDVGGFVRGVVQTPLSLPAQEGKVVIEHTSVNPNKELHVGHLRNVVLGDSMARIFRAAGYQVEVQNYIDDTGRQAAESLFAMDHYGREWNGEQKYDHWLGEGYVQLNADPAKADMEAGIREVMHKLEEGLLRPLVEQTVKAQLETCFRIGATYDLLVWESDVVGSGFLNRAMDILEGSRYTSHPTEGKFAGAFIMDVSEFMPGLEESNVVLRRSDGTAMYVAKDIGFQFWKFGLFEGMTFKPFMTDPAGNTIWTSDPTGDSAQAARFGHAHEVINVIDSRQKHPQMLVRSSLGVAGETEKEARSIHLSYEFVNLNGQTISGRKGITLAVDSALEQAAARGFAELSAKNPDLATRDDAQEIARRIGVGALRFAMLRNEPNRAFDFDLEKASSLQGDTAPYIQYAAVRAANILRKAQDAGHATDGTGAAWDALPDVDLILAKQVAKLPEVVEQAVRAHSPHGVAQYALDLATSFNAWYNAKDKQGKPATNVLASPEGLREARLALVARVRTAFEDTLDLIGIEIPPAM from the coding sequence ATGGACTTGAAGGCTCGACTCAAGACGGCAGTGGAGGCCGCCGCCGCGCAGATGGGCGCCCCGCTGGACGTCGCCATCCAGGAAACACCCGCGAACAAACCCGGCGATTACGGCACGCCCGCCGCGTTCCAGATCGCCAAGGCGCTGGGGCAGAACCCCGTGCAGGTCGCGCAGACGCTCGCGCAGACCGTGCAGCTGCCCGACGGCATCGAGCGCGTGGAGGCCGCCGGGCCGTTCCTGAACTTCTTCGTGGACGTCGGCGGTTTCGTGCGCGGCGTCGTGCAGACGCCCCTGAGCCTCCCCGCGCAGGAGGGCAAGGTCGTCATCGAGCACACCAGCGTGAACCCCAACAAGGAACTCCACGTGGGGCACCTGCGCAACGTCGTGCTGGGCGACAGCATGGCCCGCATCTTCCGCGCCGCCGGGTACCAGGTCGAGGTGCAGAACTACATCGACGACACCGGCCGTCAGGCCGCCGAGAGCCTGTTCGCCATGGACCACTACGGCCGCGAGTGGAACGGCGAGCAGAAGTACGACCACTGGCTGGGCGAGGGTTATGTGCAGCTGAACGCCGACCCCGCCAAGGCCGACATGGAAGCGGGCATCCGCGAGGTCATGCACAAGCTCGAAGAGGGCCTGCTGCGCCCCCTGGTCGAGCAGACCGTGAAGGCCCAGCTGGAGACCTGCTTCCGCATCGGCGCGACGTACGACCTGCTCGTGTGGGAGTCCGACGTGGTCGGCAGCGGCTTCCTGAACCGCGCCATGGACATCCTCGAGGGCAGCCGGTACACCTCGCACCCCACGGAAGGGAAGTTCGCGGGCGCGTTCATCATGGACGTCAGCGAATTCATGCCCGGCCTGGAGGAATCCAACGTGGTGCTGCGCCGCAGTGACGGCACCGCCATGTACGTGGCGAAGGACATCGGCTTCCAGTTCTGGAAGTTCGGTCTGTTCGAGGGCATGACCTTCAAGCCCTTCATGACCGACCCCGCCGGGAACACCATCTGGACCAGCGACCCGACCGGCGACAGCGCCCAGGCGGCCCGCTTCGGGCACGCGCACGAGGTCATCAACGTCATCGACTCCCGCCAGAAGCACCCCCAGATGCTCGTGCGCAGCAGCCTGGGCGTCGCCGGGGAGACCGAGAAGGAAGCGCGCAGCATCCACCTCAGCTACGAGTTCGTGAACCTGAACGGGCAGACCATCAGCGGCCGCAAGGGCATCACCCTGGCCGTGGACAGCGCGCTGGAACAGGCCGCCGCGCGGGGCTTCGCGGAACTCAGCGCGAAGAACCCCGACCTCGCCACGCGTGACGACGCGCAGGAAATCGCCCGCCGCATCGGCGTGGGCGCGCTGCGCTTCGCCATGCTGCGCAACGAACCCAACCGCGCCTTCGACTTCGACCTGGAAAAAGCCAGCAGCCTGCAGGGCGACACCGCCCCGTACATCCAGTACGCCGCCGTGCGCGCCGCGAACATCCTGCGCAAGGCCCAGGACGCCGGGCACGCCACGGACGGTACCGGCGCCGCCTGGGACGCCCTGCCGGACGTGGACCTGATCCTCGCCAAGCAGGTCGCCAAACTCCCCGAGGTCGTCGAACAGGCCGTCCGCGCGCACTCCCCGCACGGCGTCGCGCAGTACGCGCTGGACCTCGCCACGTCCTTCAACGCCTGGTACAACGCCAAGGACAAGCAGGGCAAACCCGCCACGAACGTCCTCGCCAGCCCCGAAGGCCTGCGCGAGGCTCGCCTAGCCCTGGTCGCCCGTGTCCGCACCGCGTTCGAGGACACCCTCGACCTGATCGGCATCGAGATCCCCCCCGCGATGTAA
- a CDS encoding DUF1963 domain-containing protein gives MDSQVTYLELSEGREHKFYEVTLTGAALTIRYGRIGTEGQSKTITTASPVEAEREAVKKLTEKRRKGYSDAVPGQTARKAVEKPRVRLHRTLEPYRAQIEATLKPVMFLTLTESAPGPMGSMVGGIPYRRQGESWPAAPDGTPMTFLAQLNFAELPELPGFPTSGLLQFFIGKDDLYGCDFMRPSRANPAVYEVRWTAQPITDPALLDDTVPDHAGDFSPLPAGRGMGITGELAEHPMSDRDRLFAQAIGIDFLDEGSSPDEDLSKGEWLEERYDEATLFGHQVGGHPTFTQEDPRLPDDPRVLLFQLDSDWPRGVMWGDSGIGNFFIHPDDLARRDFSRVAYNWDCC, from the coding sequence GCATCGGGACCGAAGGGCAGTCGAAGACCATCACCACCGCTTCGCCAGTCGAGGCAGAGCGAGAGGCCGTGAAGAAACTGACCGAGAAGCGCCGCAAGGGCTACTCGGACGCCGTGCCGGGCCAGACGGCCAGGAAAGCCGTCGAGAAACCCCGGGTCAGACTCCACCGGACCCTGGAACCCTACCGGGCGCAGATTGAGGCCACGCTGAAACCCGTGATGTTCCTGACGCTCACCGAATCGGCACCGGGGCCGATGGGCAGCATGGTCGGGGGCATACCCTACCGGCGACAGGGGGAATCCTGGCCCGCCGCGCCGGACGGGACGCCCATGACGTTTCTCGCGCAACTGAATTTCGCGGAATTACCGGAATTACCGGGGTTTCCCACGTCGGGCCTCCTGCAATTCTTTATCGGCAAGGACGACCTGTACGGCTGTGATTTCATGCGGCCCAGTCGGGCGAACCCTGCTGTATACGAGGTGCGCTGGACGGCGCAGCCCATCACGGATCCGGCCCTTCTGGACGACACGGTCCCAGACCACGCCGGAGACTTTTCACCGCTGCCTGCCGGGCGCGGGATGGGCATCACGGGTGAGCTGGCCGAGCACCCGATGTCGGACAGAGACCGGCTGTTCGCGCAGGCGATCGGAATTGATTTTCTCGACGAGGGGTCTTCTCCCGATGAGGATCTCTCGAAGGGCGAGTGGCTGGAGGAACGGTACGACGAGGCCACGCTGTTCGGGCATCAGGTGGGCGGGCATCCGACGTTCACGCAGGAGGATCCACGCCTGCCGGACGATCCGCGCGTCCTCCTGTTCCAGCTGGATTCGGACTGGCCGCGTGGTGTGATGTGGGGGGATTCGGGGATCGGCAACTTCTTCATTCACCCGGACGACCTGGCCCGGAGGGACTTCAGCCGCGTGGCGTACAACTGGGACTGCTGCTGA